The sequence CGGCTGGAAACGTCTATGTAGCGGATACCTATAGTAACAGAATTCAAAAATTTTCACCCTCGCCCACCAAACTACCTGTAGCAAATTTCTCTGCTAACAAAGTGAGTGGTCCCGCCCCACTTACGGTACATTTCATTGATACCTCTGCAGATTATCCGAGTGCATGGTTATGGGACTTTGGTGATGGTACCAGCTCTATTGAGCAGAACCCGGTTCATACTTATCTGGCTTATGGAAACTATACCGTTAAACTAACTGTGAGCAACATCTTTGGCGCTGATTCGCTCTCAAAAGAAGGTTTCATATTTGCAAAGCGTGTAAAAGGCGACTTCAACGGGAACGGCGCAGTCGACATCGGCGACGTCGCCCGGGTGGCCTACATGGTCGTCGGGAAAGAGCCAGCAGATCTTGCCGCCGACTTCAACGAAAACGGCGCAGTCGACATCGGGGATGCGGCGAAGATCGCCTACTACTTCGTCGGGAAGATAGGGGAACTCTAACCCCTGACCTCCCCCGGCCGAATTCCACCCCCAAATACGGACTCGCCTGCATATCCCGCCGGGACCAGCAGGCAGCGCGCAGAGGAGAGGAGCCCGCCTGCTCTCCGGTGGGGCTCCCCGGTGCCTTCCTTCAAGCGAGGAGTCCTTTAGCGAGAGCAGTTTTGATAAAAACGGGTTCACCACTTCAGTGATAACAGAGAAAGGTTTTTCCCTACCTGAAGATTAGTATTGTGCACAGCCAGATAGCCGATCCGGCATCACGAGGGAATGACTTTCCCGATCGAGAGGCGTTCATCGACCATCGCAGCCATCCCGACATCCGGGCACCCCGACACCCCGACACCCCTGCTTCGCTTCCCCTTCTCGACTCCCGGGCAGGCAGGAGCTCGCCGGCAGGATCGGTGTCGCGGATGCGTGGTCATGATGAAGCAAATTCTCTCTCTCGTGGTTCTTATTGTACTGGCAGCGTTGCTGCCGGCGGCAGCGGCGGATACAGGAACAGGTGGTGCATCCCCGGATTCTCTTGAGATTGGTGACGGGGCGAACAACCGACTTCTCAGTTTGGGTTTCATCCCGAACGTCGGGCAATACGATCCCGGGGTGGATTACGTCCTGCACTACCAGGACACGACGGTCTTCTTTATGAGAGACGGACTTGTGCTGGCCCATACCGCAGGGAGTGCCGAGAACGTCTCAAGAGACGTTATCCGGCAGTCGTTTGCCGGTGCATCTCCGGAGACGCATCTTGCGGCAAGGGATCAGCGTGCGGGGGTCGTGAACTACTACGTCGGAAACGATTCGTCGAAGTGGCTGAGCGGTATCCCGGTCTACTCCGAGGTCGTATACGAAGACCTGTATCCCGGGATCGACCTCGTGTATGCCGAGAAGAACGGCAGGCTGAAACGGGAGTTCCGCATCTCCCCCGGCGCGGACCCTTCACAAATCGAACTGCTCTACGAAGGAGAGAGCGAGCCTTATGTGGATGGGGACGGCGTGCTGCGGTTCGCATCGCCGGCAGGGGAGATGCTCGAGAGCCCTCTCGTCTGCTGGCAGGTGATCGGCGGGGAGAAGGTCGACCGGGTCGCGGAGTACGTCGTCGATGACGGATCGGTTCGTATCGCGGTGGCGGAGTATGACGCCGGGCATGAGTTGATCGTCGACCCCGAACTGGTCTACTCGAGTTATCTGGGTGGTGGAGAGGGAGATTACGGATACGCCCTTGCGGGTGACGGTGATGGAGGGGTCTGGGTCACGGGGTATACGGCCTCTCCCGACTTTCCGGTCCTGGACGACTCCGATGGGAAATCGGGTCACACTGCTTTCGTTTCCCACTTCGCATCAAACGGCACCCTCCTCTCATCGACCTGCCTGGGTGGAGCGCGTTCTCTGGGTGGAACGCGTTCTGATTACGGACACGTCCTTGCGGGTGACGACGAGGGAGGGGTCTGGGTCATAGGGACGACGGGCTCTGACTTTCCGGTCCTGAACGCATCCCAGAGCGCCTACGGAGGTGATGGGGATGTCTTCGTCTCCCACTTCTCGTCGTCCGGCACCCTCCTCTCATCGACCTACCTGGGTGGAGGAGGGATTGAACTCGACAATGCCCTTGTGGGTGACGGCGACGGAGGGGTATGGGTCGCGGGGCTTACGACCTCAACCGACCTCCCGGTCACGGAGGATGCATACCAGAGCACCTATGGAGGAGGTTCTGGTGATGCCTTCGTCTCCCACTTCTCATCGACCGGTGCTCTCCTCTCCTCGACCTACCTGGGCGGAGAGAATTATGATTACGGATCGGCCCTTGCGGGTGACGGCGCCGGTGGCGTCTGGGTTATGGGGGGTAACCAATATGGCGGTTTCCCGGTCCTGAACGAATACCAGAGAACCAACAGCGGGGGGTGGGATGTCTTCGTCTCCCACTTTTCGTCGTCCGGCACCCTCCTCTCCTCAACCTACCTCGGCGGATCGGATCACGATGACGGATCTGCCCTTGTAGGTGACGGTGACGGAGGTGTCTGGGTCACGGGGGAGACCCTGTCATTGTACGTGCCGGACTCCTCCAAGGGCTTCCCGGTCCGGAACGCATCCCAGCGGACCAACGGAGGAGGGTACTTTGATGCCTTCGTCTCCCACCTCTCGTCGGAGGGCGCTCTCCTCTCATCGACCTACCTGGGCGGAGACGAACATGATTCCGGGTATGCCCTTGCGGGTGACGGTGACGGAGGGGTCTGGGTCACGGGACGTACACGCTCTGCCGATTTCCCGGTCCGGAACGCACACCAGAGCGCCTACGGGGGAGGATTCTCATATGGCGATCGCTTCGTCTCCCACTTCTCGTCGGAGGGCGCTCTCCTCTCCTCGACCTACCTGGGTGGAGAGGCGGATGATTGTGATGGAGATAAAGGAAGAGAAGATGATCACCGGTATACTCTTGTGGGTGACGATGCTGGGGGGGTCTGGGTCACGGGAAGTACAGCCTCTACCGCCTTCCCGGTTCTGGACGAATACCAGAGCACCAACGGAGGAGGGTGGGATGCCTTCGTCTCCCACTTCGCGTCTGACGGCGCTCTCCTCTTATCGACCTCCCTCGGCGGAGATGGTGATGATCATGGGCGTGCCCTTGCGGGCGACGGTCATGGAGGGGTCTGGGTCACGGGGTATACGGGATCTCCCGGTTTCCCTGTCCTGAACGCGTACCAGAGCAGCTACGGAGGGAGTAGCGATGTCTTCGTCGCGAAGTTCGGCAT is a genomic window of Methanoculleus bourgensis MS2 containing:
- a CDS encoding DUF7948 domain-containing protein, whose amino-acid sequence is MMKQILSLVVLIVLAALLPAAAADTGTGGASPDSLEIGDGANNRLLSLGFIPNVGQYDPGVDYVLHYQDTTVFFMRDGLVLAHTAGSAENVSRDVIRQSFAGASPETHLAARDQRAGVVNYYVGNDSSKWLSGIPVYSEVVYEDLYPGIDLVYAEKNGRLKREFRISPGADPSQIELLYEGESEPYVDGDGVLRFASPAGEMLESPLVCWQVIGGEKVDRVAEYVVDDGSVRIAVAEYDAGHELIVDPELVYSSYLGGGEGDYGYALAGDGDGGVWVTGYTASPDFPVLDDSDGKSGHTAFVSHFASNGTLLSSTCLGGARSLGGTRSDYGHVLAGDDEGGVWVIGTTGSDFPVLNASQSAYGGDGDVFVSHFSSSGTLLSSTYLGGGGIELDNALVGDGDGGVWVAGLTTSTDLPVTEDAYQSTYGGGSGDAFVSHFSSTGALLSSTYLGGENYDYGSALAGDGAGGVWVMGGNQYGGFPVLNEYQRTNSGGWDVFVSHFSSSGTLLSSTYLGGSDHDDGSALVGDGDGGVWVTGETLSLYVPDSSKGFPVRNASQRTNGGGYFDAFVSHLSSEGALLSSTYLGGDEHDSGYALAGDGDGGVWVTGRTRSADFPVRNAHQSAYGGGFSYGDRFVSHFSSEGALLSSTYLGGEADDCDGDKGREDDHRYTLVGDDAGGVWVTGSTASTAFPVLDEYQSTNGGGWDAFVSHFASDGALLLSTSLGGDGDDHGRALAGDGHGGVWVTGYTGSPGFPVLNAYQSSYGGSSDVFVAKFGIDDPVPVHPPTANFTANVTAGPAPLAVRFTDTSTGEITAWSWDFGDGNTSSERDRVHTYTTPGTYTVALTVSNSHAEDTMRMEHYIQVQKPLPSAELIFNVNYNRGTSNDSIASGTSPCSLAYYTSVHNPQENQESILGDLVFVLDAQEIVSVSSGTCAEINGTQVTWTIPSPAAISPGTGSSTSAATSATADQSSGVTLERSCNRTVFTEAGVQQVTLNITFDTIDLDNLWGRIMCTETDDVRPTIVPGTISTDLPLRGLSEERAGVYFGVNQSAIETGRQYTLSCAVEVDPLRPVAFAPACAIWEVRNSTSVAAPAGTAVTIPAELLPGNVSSVAFSSATPCEWTCIQNEHIITSLYQRAVPAPSANFTADVTSGPAPLAVRFTDASTGEITAWSWSFGDGNTSTEQNPVHTYTAPGNYTVNLTVSTEDGSDTLSQPGYITVTVKGDFNGNNEVDIGDVARVAYMVVGKTAADPAADFNGNGVVDIGDAAKIAYYFVEKIEAL